In one Brevibacillus composti genomic region, the following are encoded:
- a CDS encoding DNA-directed RNA polymerase subunit beta, translated as MDQGKGKRSPRENQGAEQRERKPVGSAWQIRAAKLLIVPFLLFFSLIIGLVIGYSVVGDKPASEVFDLNTYKHMYDLMFSGT; from the coding sequence ATGGATCAAGGAAAGGGAAAACGCTCCCCGCGTGAAAATCAGGGAGCCGAGCAGAGAGAACGAAAGCCCGTCGGCAGCGCTTGGCAGATCAGAGCGGCCAAGCTGTTGATCGTCCCGTTCCTGCTGTTTTTCTCGCTGATCATTGGCCTTGTCATCGGTTACAGCGTAGTCGGGGACAAGCCCGCGTCTGAAGTATTCGATCTGAATACCTACAAGCACATGTATGATTTGATGTTCTCCGGAACATGA
- a CDS encoding WecB/TagA/CpsF family glycosyltransferase, producing the protein MTKQVANILGVSFATRGFAETVTYLAERIRDGKQTHVVTANPEIVMLAREHQGFRAVLDQAYVVPDGIGIVYAAKWTGQPITERVTGVELLEALMAAADKENWNVYLLGASPEVNRRAAEKLSQRYPGARLVGYRDGYFQQDEEQAIVQEIAEARPHLLFVALGAPRQDEWIAAHRDQLQATLAMGVGGSLDVIAGKVKRAPILWQRLHLEWLYRLLSQPSRWRRQLAIPLFVWTVLKEKRGSRR; encoded by the coding sequence TTGACCAAACAGGTCGCTAACATATTGGGAGTGTCGTTTGCCACGAGAGGGTTTGCCGAGACGGTGACTTATCTGGCGGAGCGGATCCGGGATGGAAAACAGACCCATGTGGTGACAGCCAACCCGGAAATTGTCATGCTGGCGAGAGAGCATCAGGGGTTTCGCGCAGTGCTCGATCAAGCCTATGTCGTACCGGACGGGATCGGGATCGTCTACGCCGCCAAATGGACCGGCCAGCCGATAACCGAGCGCGTCACGGGCGTAGAGCTGTTGGAAGCCCTGATGGCTGCCGCAGACAAAGAAAATTGGAACGTCTATCTGTTGGGAGCGTCACCGGAGGTAAACAGACGGGCAGCGGAAAAGCTGTCCCAGCGCTATCCGGGGGCGCGCCTTGTTGGGTATCGAGACGGTTATTTTCAACAAGACGAAGAACAGGCGATCGTGCAGGAGATTGCCGAGGCCCGGCCTCATCTCTTGTTCGTCGCGCTGGGAGCGCCCAGGCAGGACGAATGGATCGCGGCGCATCGCGACCAGCTGCAGGCGACGCTCGCGATGGGAGTCGGAGGCAGCCTGGACGTCATCGCCGGGAAAGTAAAGCGGGCACCCATACTCTGGCAGCGTTTGCATCTGGAGTGGCTCTATCGGCTGTTGTCCCAGCCGTCGCGCTGGAGGAGACAACTGGCGATTCCGTTGTTCGTTTGGACAGTCTTGAAGGAAAAAAGGGGAAGCCGTCGCTGA
- a CDS encoding DUF1146 family protein — MSQAVYGLVNIIITVILIGISWWALQALRFDLFLSKPNGARAKLLQIILSILLGYQMASFLFDYLGWSMIFGQMFS, encoded by the coding sequence GTGTCCCAAGCGGTATACGGCCTAGTCAACATTATCATCACCGTCATTCTGATCGGAATCAGCTGGTGGGCTTTGCAAGCGCTGCGATTCGATCTCTTTTTGAGCAAGCCAAACGGAGCGAGAGCCAAGCTGCTGCAAATCATCCTGTCCATTCTGCTCGGTTATCAAATGGCCAGCTTCTTATTCGACTACCTCGGCTGGTCCATGATTTTCGGACAGATGTTTTCCTGA
- a CDS encoding CDP-alcohol phosphatidyltransferase family protein, which translates to MNLPNALTVFRIVLIPLYLYVFFQPFPYHVEIALGILILAGLTDIADGYIARKHKLVTTFGTMMDPLADKLMMMAVIASLFLTERISVWATLIFFARDAGMIAVSAVYHLRGKKTVPANAFGKITTVLFYIAFPMVIYRYQYGELILWSVILFSFVTTAIYLVKFRLMNRVY; encoded by the coding sequence GTGAATCTGCCAAATGCGTTGACCGTTTTTCGCATCGTTCTCATCCCTTTGTATTTGTACGTGTTTTTTCAGCCGTTTCCGTATCATGTGGAGATTGCCCTGGGCATTCTGATCCTGGCGGGATTGACTGATATTGCAGACGGATACATAGCGCGAAAGCACAAGCTTGTAACGACGTTTGGAACCATGATGGACCCCTTGGCAGACAAGCTGATGATGATGGCAGTCATTGCCTCATTGTTCTTGACAGAGCGCATAAGCGTGTGGGCCACCTTGATTTTTTTCGCTCGAGATGCAGGGATGATCGCAGTGTCGGCTGTGTACCACCTGCGCGGGAAAAAGACAGTCCCGGCCAACGCTTTTGGGAAGATCACCACAGTCTTGTTTTACATTGCGTTTCCAATGGTGATATACAGATATCAGTATGGTGAACTGATTTTGTGGAGCGTCATCCTGTTCTCTTTCGTGACCACGGCTATTTACTTGGTGAAGTTTCGTCTGATGAATCGCGTGTACTGA
- the spoIID gene encoding stage II sporulation protein D: protein MKRYLVMWFVGLPILLVMLPAALVYLFSPSSGSGGLPQQTAAPVSGPVHQSSVEVKVYRQEKKTVETLPLEAYIEGVVAAEMPAEFEMEALKAQAMAARTYIIRRLKSQQFDDVPGGAQVTDTVKHQAFVDEEQRRENWKEQFTWKNNRIRQAVLATAGVVLTYDGQPIDATFFSTSNGFTENASEYFESPVPYLKSVASPWDIQSPRYENTVKISLAELEKRLGVKLANTASTSGNWYQILERTTGNRVGKVSIGGKEFSGREFREKLGLHSSAFTMELRGSDVYITTKGYGHGVGMSQWGANGMAKTGKTAEQIVKYFYQGVHLENFDPILKEQTASAGKLSANF, encoded by the coding sequence ATGAAACGTTACCTGGTGATGTGGTTCGTCGGATTGCCGATACTGCTCGTAATGCTGCCTGCCGCGCTGGTCTATCTGTTCTCGCCATCGTCCGGAAGCGGCGGCCTTCCGCAGCAGACAGCGGCACCGGTGAGTGGGCCTGTCCATCAATCATCGGTAGAGGTAAAAGTGTATCGCCAAGAGAAAAAGACAGTGGAGACCCTGCCGTTGGAAGCGTACATCGAGGGAGTCGTGGCTGCCGAGATGCCTGCCGAGTTCGAGATGGAGGCGCTAAAGGCACAGGCGATGGCCGCGCGCACCTACATCATCCGGCGGCTCAAAAGCCAGCAGTTTGACGATGTTCCCGGCGGGGCGCAGGTCACCGATACGGTCAAGCACCAGGCATTCGTCGATGAAGAGCAGCGCCGGGAGAATTGGAAAGAACAATTCACCTGGAAAAACAACCGGATCCGCCAAGCCGTGCTGGCGACAGCGGGTGTCGTCCTGACCTACGACGGCCAACCCATCGACGCCACCTTCTTTTCTACCAGCAATGGCTTTACCGAAAATGCCAGCGAGTACTTTGAATCGCCCGTGCCATACCTGAAAAGCGTAGCCAGCCCCTGGGACATCCAATCGCCCCGCTATGAAAATACCGTCAAGATTAGTCTTGCCGAGTTGGAGAAGCGCCTGGGCGTGAAGCTGGCGAATACGGCATCCACGTCGGGCAACTGGTATCAGATCCTGGAGAGAACGACAGGCAATCGCGTGGGCAAGGTAAGCATCGGGGGAAAAGAGTTTAGCGGCCGGGAGTTCCGGGAGAAGCTGGGGCTGCACTCCTCCGCCTTTACGATGGAGCTGCGCGGCAGTGACGTGTACATCACGACCAAGGGCTACGGCCACGGTGTCGGGATGAGCCAATGGGGGGCAAACGGAATGGCCAAGACAGGAAAGACCGCGGAGCAGATCGTCAAATACTTCTACCAGGGCGTCCATCTGGAGAATTTCGATCCCATCCTGAAGGAGCAAACCGCCTCGGCGGGCAAACTGTCTGCAAATTTTTAA
- a CDS encoding flagellar hook-basal body protein translates to MQSLHISTSALRGVQQALDNTANNLANVDTVGFKRRSASFSELLSDSMNEQAAVDNQQRNSPAGLRIGSGARLGLTKMDVTPGSMKVTDVPTDLMIEGDGYFLVSRVFRNADGEMEDEYRLTRSGGFQLTQMGDLPGFALATPTGEYLVDEVGNRITFENPGELTITPEGVVMMDGVEAAQLRLFKVDNPDQLQQVGSNQLLAPTLGDQKAPDFMDYAEGRIRQGALESSNVNLQEEMSQLINIQRAYQLNSRAIGITDQMMGIANSLRSR, encoded by the coding sequence ATGCAATCGCTTCATATCTCCACATCGGCGCTGCGCGGCGTTCAGCAGGCGCTGGACAACACGGCCAATAATCTGGCCAACGTCGATACAGTCGGATTCAAGCGGCGCTCCGCCTCTTTCTCCGAACTGCTGTCCGACTCGATGAACGAACAGGCGGCAGTCGATAATCAGCAGCGCAACTCGCCGGCTGGCCTGCGGATCGGCAGCGGCGCGCGGCTGGGCTTGACGAAGATGGATGTCACCCCGGGCAGCATGAAGGTGACGGATGTTCCCACCGATCTGATGATCGAAGGGGACGGTTATTTTCTGGTCTCACGTGTGTTTCGCAATGCGGACGGGGAGATGGAGGACGAGTACCGGCTGACGCGGAGCGGCGGTTTTCAGCTGACCCAGATGGGGGATCTGCCCGGTTTTGCCCTGGCGACGCCAACGGGGGAGTACCTGGTGGACGAAGTGGGCAACCGCATTACGTTTGAAAACCCGGGAGAGCTGACCATTACGCCCGAGGGTGTCGTCATGATGGACGGAGTAGAAGCAGCACAGCTGCGCCTGTTCAAAGTGGACAACCCTGATCAGCTGCAGCAAGTCGGCAGCAACCAGTTGCTCGCTCCTACGCTAGGCGACCAAAAAGCGCCTGATTTCATGGATTACGCGGAGGGCAGAATCCGGCAAGGGGCGCTGGAGTCATCCAACGTCAATCTGCAGGAGGAAATGTCTCAACTGATCAATATTCAAAGGGCCTATCAATTGAATTCCCGTGCGATCGGCATTACCGATCAGATGATGGGGATCGCCAATTCACTGAGGTCTCGTTAA
- a CDS encoding YwmB family TATA-box binding protein, translating into MGKRTGWLILLVMAALAAAWWMPAEAQRGQQERSAAARLFEVIEGSGAEGVSVEVRTRISLGTLADPAEVQALGISWAERLQLPQGQAQWDPSPQLVSYEVQSYGQGAALHFQMTGVPHQEGIDTYLVLSIKGNRDSLPYVDSIQKYHEKVLREAGLVPQFSTCIRGMYNGKLSVDQQEGRILSIFRALQAKELERLEDETVVSISGYTPEWKPFLLLDGQAKMNLQIATHRDSEAGTWITAGTPIITAEY; encoded by the coding sequence ATGGGGAAACGGACAGGATGGTTGATTCTGTTGGTCATGGCAGCACTGGCTGCAGCGTGGTGGATGCCGGCGGAAGCGCAGCGCGGACAGCAGGAGCGGAGTGCAGCAGCGCGGTTGTTCGAAGTGATCGAAGGCTCCGGGGCCGAGGGAGTAAGTGTGGAAGTGCGCACCCGTATCTCGCTTGGGACGTTGGCTGATCCGGCTGAGGTGCAAGCGTTGGGCATAAGCTGGGCAGAGCGTTTGCAATTGCCGCAGGGCCAGGCTCAGTGGGACCCATCTCCCCAGCTGGTATCGTATGAGGTGCAGTCCTATGGACAGGGGGCAGCCCTCCATTTTCAGATGACAGGTGTTCCGCATCAAGAGGGGATCGACACATATCTAGTACTGTCCATAAAAGGGAATCGTGATTCTCTACCATATGTTGATTCCATTCAGAAGTACCATGAAAAAGTGCTGAGGGAAGCGGGTTTGGTTCCGCAATTTAGCACTTGTATTCGCGGAATGTACAATGGTAAACTGAGTGTTGATCAACAGGAGGGTAGAATTTTGTCGATATTTAGAGCCCTCCAAGCAAAAGAGTTGGAGCGTTTGGAGGACGAGACGGTCGTCAGCATCTCCGGGTACACCCCCGAGTGGAAACCGTTTCTGCTCTTAGATGGACAAGCCAAGATGAATCTGCAAATCGCGACTCACCGGGATAGTGAAGCCGGTACTTGGATTACAGCAGGCACACCAATTATTACAGCGGAATATTAG
- the murA gene encoding UDP-N-acetylglucosamine 1-carboxyvinyltransferase encodes MDKIIVRGGKALAGNVKVSGAKNAVLPIIAASILAEEGTNVIHDVPALEDVRIICDLLKSLGITLTYDNEVLTIQAASLTSVEASYELVRKMRASFLVMGPLLAREGRARVALPGGCAIGTRPIDQHLKGFEAMGAEIKIGQGFIEASVEGRLQGAKIYLDIASVGATENIMMAAALAEGTTVIENAAEEPEIVDLANFLNGMGAKIRGAGTGSIRIEGVEKLRGCTHCVIPDRIEAGTFMVAAAITGGDVFIENAICDHLKSVTAKLREMGVEVDEQENGIRVRRKGTLRAVDVKTLPYPGFPTDMQSQMMALLLASEGTSIVTETVFENRFMHVEEFCRMNANIKIEGRSAIVEGGAKLTGCKVAATDLRAGAALVLAGLVAEGVTEVGSLHHIDRGYVRFTEKLRGLGAQIERVSAAAQAEAEAGAEEAKQAEPLKVQFSPNFA; translated from the coding sequence TTGGATAAAATTATTGTCCGCGGCGGTAAGGCATTGGCAGGGAATGTAAAAGTCTCCGGCGCCAAAAATGCCGTACTCCCTATTATTGCAGCATCGATCCTGGCGGAAGAAGGAACCAACGTCATTCATGACGTTCCTGCTCTTGAGGATGTCAGGATTATCTGCGACCTTTTGAAATCACTGGGGATCACCCTTACATACGATAATGAAGTGTTGACCATCCAGGCCGCTAGCCTGACGAGTGTAGAAGCCTCCTATGAACTGGTGCGCAAGATGCGCGCTTCCTTTTTGGTCATGGGACCGCTTCTGGCTCGCGAAGGCAGGGCGCGTGTAGCTTTGCCGGGCGGCTGCGCCATCGGGACTCGTCCGATTGATCAGCATCTCAAAGGCTTTGAAGCGATGGGGGCCGAAATCAAAATCGGACAGGGATTTATCGAAGCGAGCGTAGAAGGACGTTTGCAAGGGGCAAAAATCTACCTGGATATCGCCAGCGTGGGGGCCACTGAAAATATCATGATGGCTGCGGCGCTCGCCGAAGGGACGACCGTCATCGAAAATGCGGCGGAAGAACCGGAAATTGTGGATTTGGCCAACTTCCTCAACGGCATGGGCGCCAAGATCCGAGGCGCGGGCACGGGCTCCATCCGCATCGAAGGCGTGGAGAAGCTGAGAGGCTGCACGCACTGCGTCATTCCTGACCGGATCGAAGCCGGAACCTTTATGGTAGCGGCGGCGATTACCGGCGGCGATGTTTTCATCGAAAACGCCATCTGCGATCACTTGAAGTCGGTGACGGCCAAGCTGAGAGAGATGGGCGTCGAGGTGGACGAGCAGGAAAACGGCATCCGCGTCAGAAGAAAAGGAACGCTTCGTGCCGTCGACGTAAAAACACTGCCGTACCCTGGTTTTCCGACAGACATGCAGTCGCAAATGATGGCGCTGCTCTTGGCATCGGAAGGGACCAGCATCGTCACCGAGACTGTTTTTGAAAACCGTTTTATGCATGTAGAAGAATTTTGCCGCATGAATGCCAATATCAAGATCGAGGGACGCAGCGCCATCGTCGAAGGCGGCGCCAAGCTGACCGGCTGCAAGGTAGCGGCTACGGACCTGCGGGCGGGGGCTGCGCTTGTCCTGGCGGGACTCGTGGCGGAAGGCGTGACAGAAGTAGGCAGCCTCCACCACATCGACAGAGGCTACGTCCGTTTTACGGAAAAGCTCCGCGGTCTAGGTGCCCAGATCGAGCGAGTATCCGCTGCAGCGCAGGCAGAGGCGGAGGCCGGTGCCGAAGAAGCGAAGCAAGCCGAACCGCTCAAGGTGCAGTTTTCCCCCAATTTTGCCTGA
- a CDS encoding M23 family metallopeptidase: MEDQKNQNQPIPFKKASSWKSVLGKKWAFPAIYIGTAAIILAFVMWYQSGGTDTVPGQDGAAGGVAITTPQEGSADPASEAGENGAVPVAGSVQPLAWPVGKGVQYEKVMNFFDDQASKEEQQKALVKYEDTFMPHTGIDLKATDGKSFDVTAALPGKVTKVENDPLVGQTVEIEHADKMVTVYQSLEKVTVKPGDEVTQGQVLGSAGRNVYEKDAGIHLHFEVRVDGVPVDPDQYLLQSEMQDQ; the protein is encoded by the coding sequence ATGGAAGATCAAAAAAATCAAAATCAACCGATTCCGTTTAAAAAGGCAAGTTCCTGGAAGAGTGTACTGGGCAAAAAATGGGCGTTTCCGGCGATCTACATCGGCACCGCAGCAATCATTCTCGCTTTTGTGATGTGGTATCAGAGCGGTGGAACAGACACCGTTCCCGGACAAGACGGAGCTGCGGGCGGCGTAGCCATCACGACACCGCAGGAGGGAAGTGCTGATCCGGCGTCCGAAGCGGGAGAAAATGGCGCGGTCCCGGTAGCGGGCAGCGTCCAGCCGCTCGCCTGGCCGGTCGGCAAAGGCGTGCAGTACGAAAAGGTCATGAACTTCTTCGACGATCAAGCGTCCAAGGAAGAACAGCAAAAAGCGCTCGTCAAGTACGAGGATACCTTCATGCCGCACACTGGTATCGACCTGAAGGCGACCGACGGCAAGAGCTTTGATGTCACGGCCGCTCTCCCGGGGAAAGTAACCAAAGTGGAGAACGATCCGCTCGTCGGTCAAACAGTAGAGATCGAGCATGCGGACAAGATGGTCACCGTCTACCAAAGCCTGGAGAAGGTAACCGTCAAGCCGGGCGATGAAGTCACCCAAGGCCAGGTGCTGGGCAGCGCGGGGCGCAACGTGTATGAAAAAGACGCAGGCATTCACCTTCACTTCGAAGTGCGGGTAGATGGCGTCCCCGTCGATCCGGATCAATACCTGCTTCAATCCGAGATGCAGGATCAATAA
- the fabZ gene encoding 3-hydroxyacyl-ACP dehydratase FabZ — MEFQLPLDVSAIQGIIPHRYPFLLVDKITELEIGKRAVGIKNVTVNEPFFQGHFPGYPVMPGVLIVEALAQVGAVAVLSMEDNKGKLAFFAGIDEFRFKDQVKPGDTLTLEVELTRVRGSIGKGHGAAKVNGKVVAEGGLLFALSAAQKD; from the coding sequence GTGGAATTTCAACTGCCTTTAGACGTAAGTGCCATTCAGGGGATTATTCCTCATCGGTATCCGTTTTTGCTGGTGGACAAGATCACGGAGCTGGAGATCGGAAAACGGGCTGTCGGAATCAAGAATGTAACGGTAAACGAGCCCTTTTTCCAGGGGCATTTTCCCGGTTATCCGGTCATGCCCGGCGTGTTGATCGTGGAAGCGCTGGCACAAGTAGGCGCTGTAGCCGTACTCAGTATGGAGGATAACAAAGGGAAGCTGGCCTTTTTCGCAGGGATTGACGAGTTCCGCTTCAAGGACCAGGTAAAGCCGGGTGATACGCTGACTCTCGAGGTCGAGCTGACGCGCGTCCGCGGCTCCATCGGCAAGGGGCATGGCGCAGCCAAGGTAAACGGCAAGGTAGTCGCCGAGGGCGGCTTGTTGTTTGCGCTGTCGGCGGCACAAAAAGACTGA
- the mreB gene encoding rod shape-determining protein: MFGKDIGIDLGTANVLIYIKGKGVVLDEPSVVAIDNHTKKVLAVGNEAHRMVGRTPGNIVAIRPLRDGVIADFDITEAMLKHFLAKISGRNMFARPRILICCPTNITSVEQKAIREAAERSGGAREVFIEEEPKVAAVGAGMEIFQPSGNMVVDIGGGTTDVAVLSMGDIVTSSSIKVAGDKFDMAIMRYIKNKYKLLIGERTSEDIKVQIGTVSGGRQDEMDIRGRDMVSGLPQTITIRSYEVQEALAESVGAIVQASKAVLERTPPELSADIIDKGVFLTGGGALLHGFDQLLADELKVPVLVAEDPMMCVAKGTGMMLDYLDKVPTYRKKKFFGR; encoded by the coding sequence ATGTTTGGCAAAGATATCGGAATCGACCTAGGTACGGCGAACGTCCTGATTTATATCAAAGGCAAGGGCGTTGTATTGGATGAACCTTCTGTTGTGGCAATCGACAACCATACGAAAAAAGTACTGGCTGTAGGGAACGAGGCTCACCGAATGGTGGGACGGACGCCGGGGAATATCGTGGCGATTCGACCTTTGCGAGACGGGGTCATTGCTGATTTTGACATTACAGAGGCCATGCTGAAACATTTCCTGGCCAAAATTAGCGGGCGAAACATGTTTGCGCGCCCACGCATCCTGATTTGCTGCCCGACGAACATCACGTCGGTGGAACAAAAGGCGATTCGCGAAGCAGCTGAGCGCAGCGGCGGCGCACGTGAGGTCTTTATCGAAGAAGAGCCAAAGGTAGCGGCAGTAGGAGCCGGCATGGAAATTTTCCAGCCTTCCGGCAACATGGTCGTGGATATCGGTGGCGGCACGACGGATGTAGCGGTCTTATCCATGGGTGATATCGTCACGTCTTCCTCTATAAAGGTAGCGGGCGACAAATTTGACATGGCTATCATGAGATACATAAAAAACAAATACAAATTGCTGATCGGGGAACGTACGTCTGAAGATATCAAGGTACAAATCGGTACGGTTTCCGGCGGACGCCAGGACGAAATGGACATTCGCGGCAGGGATATGGTAAGCGGTTTGCCACAGACCATTACCATTCGATCCTACGAAGTCCAGGAAGCCCTGGCTGAGTCGGTTGGTGCCATCGTACAAGCATCCAAAGCTGTTTTAGAACGAACACCTCCGGAGCTTTCTGCCGATATTATTGATAAGGGAGTTTTCCTTACCGGAGGAGGCGCGCTTCTGCACGGCTTCGACCAGCTGCTCGCGGACGAATTGAAGGTGCCGGTGCTGGTGGCCGAAGACCCGATGATGTGCGTAGCCAAAGGAACCGGCATGATGCTGGATTATCTGGACAAAGTGCCAACGTATCGGAAGAAGAAGTTTTTCGGGAGGTAA
- a CDS encoding flagellar hook-basal body protein yields the protein MIRGLYTATSGMLSLQRRQDSLANNLANINTPGYKQDVGVMRAFPEQLLARIRDQEGPDIQGLPQMGGQAALIGRLHTGVYMSEALPVFRQGDIAETRDPFDVALMDNIQPDEEGNERRLFFSVARLEDPAAGPAEPEQLRYTRNGNWSVNADGYLVTADGYYVLNDENQAIRVNDPDGIEASAGHTLEISQDGALFYRNEDGERVPFGEQSLGIRVVTSPQQLVREGTNIYRYEGEGQPVNAAEDPENEGFYGVKQGWLERSNVDPAQTMTDMMTVLRAYEANQRIITTLDGTLEKAANEIGRVNG from the coding sequence GTGATCAGAGGCTTATACACGGCCACATCAGGTATGTTGTCCCTGCAAAGAAGGCAGGATTCGCTGGCGAATAACCTGGCGAACATCAATACGCCAGGCTACAAGCAAGACGTGGGCGTCATGCGTGCTTTTCCTGAGCAGCTGCTGGCGCGCATCCGCGATCAGGAAGGACCGGATATTCAGGGGCTGCCGCAAATGGGTGGACAAGCTGCCCTGATCGGCCGCCTGCACACGGGTGTATACATGTCGGAGGCACTTCCTGTATTTCGCCAGGGAGATATTGCCGAGACGCGCGATCCTTTCGATGTCGCGCTGATGGACAATATCCAGCCGGATGAGGAAGGCAATGAGCGGCGCCTGTTTTTCAGCGTGGCGAGATTGGAAGACCCGGCTGCAGGCCCGGCCGAGCCGGAGCAGCTCCGCTATACGCGCAACGGCAACTGGAGCGTCAATGCGGACGGCTATTTGGTGACGGCGGACGGCTACTATGTATTGAATGACGAGAATCAGGCGATCCGCGTCAACGATCCGGACGGCATCGAGGCGAGCGCGGGCCACACCCTGGAAATCAGCCAGGACGGCGCTCTTTTCTACCGGAATGAAGACGGAGAGCGGGTGCCGTTTGGGGAGCAGAGCCTAGGGATCAGGGTGGTGACCAGTCCTCAGCAGCTGGTGAGAGAAGGGACGAACATCTACCGCTATGAAGGGGAAGGTCAGCCTGTCAACGCGGCGGAAGATCCGGAAAATGAAGGCTTTTACGGTGTGAAGCAGGGATGGCTGGAGCGCTCCAACGTAGATCCGGCCCAAACCATGACCGACATGATGACCGTACTCCGGGCCTACGAGGCCAACCAGCGCATCATCACGACGCTGGACGGCACATTGGAAAAAGCAGCCAATGAAATCGGCCGGGTAAACGGGTAG
- the spoIIID gene encoding sporulation transcriptional regulator SpoIIID, translating into MHDYIKERTIKIGRYIVETRNTVRMIAKEFGVSKSTVHKDLTERLPEINPELANQVKEILEYHKAIRHLRGGEATKIKYKRRSKKARVEQEESV; encoded by the coding sequence GTGCACGATTACATCAAGGAGCGAACCATAAAAATCGGCCGGTATATTGTAGAAACGCGGAATACGGTTCGCATGATCGCCAAAGAATTTGGTGTTTCCAAAAGCACGGTACACAAGGATCTGACAGAACGGCTGCCTGAGATAAATCCGGAGTTGGCGAACCAGGTGAAGGAGATCTTGGAGTATCACAAGGCGATCCGGCATCTGCGGGGCGGGGAGGCAACCAAGATCAAGTACAAGAGAAGGAGCAAGAAAGCACGGGTAGAACAGGAGGAGAGCGTGTAA